One stretch of Danio rerio strain Tuebingen ecotype United States chromosome 6, GRCz12tu, whole genome shotgun sequence DNA includes these proteins:
- the zgc:103559 gene encoding Allantoinase, mitochondrial: MEPGSAVSAVRSQRVLCGEKILPAVIVIKEGKIHSVLPDSEASAHVAGKVLDVGDSLIMPGIVDSHVHVNEPGRTDWEGYWTATRAAAAGGITTIADMPLNTIPPTTTLRNFNEKLCAATGQCFVDTAFWGGVIPGNQMELKPMCQAGVAGFKCFLIHSGVEEFPHVTDADLHAAMKQLQGTNSVLLFHAEQELSHPVAEKGDPQEYSTFLKSRPDIMELEAIHTVIEFCLQYQVRCHIVHLSSAEPLELIRAAKQAGAPLTVETTHHYLNLSAEDIPGRATQFKCCPPIRGTANQELLWSALKAGDIDMVVSDHSPCTPDLKCLDSGDFTQAWGGISSLQFVLSLFWTSASKRGFSFSDAARLLCEEPARLCRLDNQKGSLIPGHDADLVIWDPEKEFTVKEDNIHHKNKLTPYLDRVLRGMVRFTIVRGQVVYSHGSFSSQPLGKHLLIQNKSTTTV; this comes from the exons ATGGAGCCAGGATCAGCTGTCAGTGCTGTACGGAGCCAGAGGGTTTTGTGTGGAGAGAAAATTCTACCTGCCGTTATAGTAATAAAAGAAGGCAAGATTCACAGCGTTCTGCCTGATTCAGAAGCGTCAGCACACGTGGCTGGAAAG GTACTGGATGTGGGTGACAGTCTGATAATGCCAGGTATAGTGGACAGTCATGTCCATGTAAATGAACCAGGTCGCACTGACTGGGAAGGGTACTGGACCGCCACACGAGCAGCTGCTGCTGGAGGCATCACCACCATTGCAGACATGCCACT AAACACAATCCCACCAACTACTACTCTTAGAAACTTTAATGAGAAGCTGTGTGCTGCTACAGGGCAGTGCTTCGTAGACACTGCTTTTTGGGGAGGAGTCATTCCTGGCAACCAG aTGGAGTTAAAGCCGATGTGCCAAGCTGGTGTGGCTGGATTTAAGTGCTTTCTGATCCACAGTGGAGTAGAGGAGTTTCCTCATGTAACCGATGCTGATTTGCATGCAGCTATGAAACAGCTCCAGGGCACGAACAGCGTTCTGCTG TTTCATGCAGAACAAGAACTCTCGCATCCAGTTGCTGAGAAAGGAG ATCCGCAGGAATATTCCACCTTCCTAAAGTCCAGACCTGACATTATGGAGCTTGAGGCCATCCATACAGTCATTGAGTTCTGCTTACAGTATCA AGTGCGATGCCACATTGTGCACCTGTCATCTGCTGAGCCTCTAGAGCTCATTAGAGCAGCGAAGCAAGCTGGAGCTCCATTGACAGTGGAgaccacccaccactaccttaaCCTGTCAGCAGAGGACATTCCAGGACGGGCCACTCAATTCAAATGCTGCCCCCCGATACGGGGCACGGCCAACCAG GAGCTGTTGTGGTCTGCACTTAAAGCCGGTGACATTGATATGGTTGTGTCAGATCATTCACCATGCACACCTGACCTGAAGTGTTTGGACAGTGGCGATTTCACACAAGCGTGGGGCGGGATCTCTTCCCTGCAATTTG TTCTATCTTTGTTCTGGACTTCCGCTTCTAAAAGAGGATTTTCATTCTCTGACGCAGCAAGACTCTTGTGTGAAGAGCCTGCTCGACTCTGTCGCCTTGACAACCAAAAAGGGAGTCTCATTCCAGGTCACGATGCAGACTTAGTCATTTGGGATCCAGAAAAAGAGTTTACG GTGAAGGAAGACAACATACACCACAAAAACAAA TTGACTCCTTACCTTGATCGTGTTCTGCGGGGTATGGTGAGGTTCACTATAGTGCGAGGCCAGGTGGTTTACAGTCATGGATCTTTCAGTTCTCAGCCATTGGGGAAGCACCTCCTAATCCAGAACAAGTCCACTACCACTGTGTAA